One genomic region from Candidatus Neptunochlamydia vexilliferae encodes:
- a CDS encoding secretin N-terminal domain-containing protein gives MKKQIIALFVLLTQVTMPVYSDDETLHFSLESPQTEEQGITINFQDVSMLEFLRFVSTISERNFLYDEELLDFKISLVTGKATTPENILHIMLELLKEQGIKAEEKGAYYLVEKMDEWEIEELKKLKRSKYRKENRNIQTVSHQGPAILPFLQKQGDFYVYKLQYHVGTEIVSAIKNVAGALKASPNTSPDLMQAIGSMQWVESTNSLLYSGTADGIEALTDLVKSLDVPKKQVFIEVLVIETDVRKGLEFGLEWGGGGQYKNKFGYGIGNFPANRKQAPFAQTLQGINATNTPTGTGQFPIGRGFDLGVIGDIILHKGQSYFSLGSLVSALEADGDSSIILNQKIITQDNKPSRIFVGDNIAFTGSVVETIGASQQTSSNIEYRDVGVKLNITPLLGDGDVITMDIIEEITNVIPNQAQNGGIDTTKTDMATQVHVPDQSFLVLSGMIRNTKRQRKSGIPCLGGLPIIGAAFSKTEVDDEKRNVIVFVRPQIIRSDATYQNITTYQENQFREESVNPAHFQQGINMVDRKKFKNREFPKASAPDLIPSKQLPIQEIGAMQRGLKMGMQAQEKTDS, from the coding sequence ATGAAAAAGCAAATCATCGCTCTCTTTGTCCTTCTTACCCAGGTTACCATGCCTGTTTACTCCGATGATGAAACGCTTCACTTCTCCTTAGAGTCTCCCCAAACCGAAGAGCAAGGGATCACGATCAACTTTCAAGATGTCTCGATGCTCGAGTTTCTCCGTTTTGTAAGTACAATTTCTGAAAGAAACTTCCTTTACGACGAAGAGCTTTTAGACTTCAAGATCAGCTTGGTCACAGGCAAGGCCACCACTCCTGAAAACATTTTGCACATCATGCTCGAGCTCTTAAAGGAGCAGGGGATCAAAGCGGAAGAAAAAGGGGCCTATTACCTCGTTGAAAAGATGGATGAGTGGGAAATCGAAGAGCTGAAAAAGCTCAAGCGCTCGAAGTATCGAAAAGAAAATCGGAATATCCAGACGGTCAGCCATCAGGGTCCTGCTATCCTCCCGTTCCTCCAAAAGCAGGGTGACTTTTATGTTTACAAGCTCCAGTACCACGTGGGAACCGAGATCGTTTCAGCGATTAAAAATGTGGCAGGGGCGCTCAAGGCAAGCCCCAATACCTCTCCTGACCTCATGCAAGCGATTGGATCAATGCAGTGGGTTGAATCAACGAACTCTCTTCTCTATTCGGGAACAGCGGATGGGATCGAAGCGCTTACCGATCTTGTCAAAAGTCTCGATGTTCCGAAAAAGCAGGTTTTCATCGAGGTTCTTGTTATTGAAACCGATGTTCGCAAAGGGCTCGAGTTTGGCCTCGAGTGGGGCGGCGGGGGCCAATATAAGAATAAATTTGGGTATGGAATCGGCAACTTCCCGGCGAATCGGAAGCAGGCTCCTTTTGCACAGACCTTACAAGGGATCAACGCAACGAATACACCGACTGGAACAGGCCAGTTTCCGATTGGCCGGGGATTTGACCTAGGGGTGATCGGCGACATCATCCTCCACAAAGGGCAAAGCTATTTTTCTTTGGGAAGTCTTGTCTCAGCGCTAGAGGCCGATGGAGATAGCTCGATCATCCTCAACCAAAAGATCATCACCCAAGACAACAAACCCTCGCGAATTTTTGTCGGAGATAACATTGCCTTTACAGGGTCGGTCGTCGAAACGATCGGAGCCAGTCAACAAACCTCTTCCAATATCGAATACCGCGACGTGGGGGTTAAGCTCAACATCACCCCCCTCCTTGGAGATGGGGATGTCATTACAATGGATATTATTGAAGAGATTACGAATGTGATCCCCAATCAAGCTCAAAATGGTGGGATCGATACAACAAAAACCGATATGGCAACACAGGTCCATGTTCCCGACCAAAGCTTCCTTGTCCTTAGCGGAATGATCCGGAACACGAAACGGCAGCGCAAGTCCGGCATTCCCTGTTTGGGAGGTCTTCCTATTATCGGCGCCGCCTTTAGCAAAACCGAGGTCGATGATGAAAAGCGCAACGTGATTGTCTTTGTCCGTCCCCAAATCATCCGCTCTGACGCCACCTACCAAAATATCACCACCTATCAAGAAAACCAGTTTAGAGAAGAGTCAGTAAACCCTGCCCACTTCCAACAAGGAATTAACATGGTAGACCGAAAGAAGTTCAAGAACCGGGAATTTCCCAAAGCCAGCGCCCCAGATTTAATTCCCTCAAAGCAGCTTCCTATCCAAGAGATAGGAGCGATGCAGAGGGGGCTAAAGATGGGGATGCAGGCGCAGGAAAAAACCGATTCCTGA